GTCGGTGTGGCTGCTAGCGTCGGTGTTGCTGTCGGTATGGCTGCTGTCATCAGCACTCTCACTGGTGCGTTCCCCAGCAGCGCCGACCTGCTCGCGCCAGTGTTCGATGACAGGCTCGACAACACGGCGCGTCTGTCGTTTCTGTTCGGCGAGGTCCGAAGCATCGATACCGGCGTCACCAAGCACGTCGTCGAAGACGTCCTGCAGTTCCTCGGTCTCCTCTTCTATGTATGGCGCGTCAGCCTCGGCCTCGATTAGTTTCTCGAAGGCGACTACCTCCTCGCGGCGGACGGCGATGGGGTAGACGAAGTCGTGTGTCTCCTTCGGAAGCGTGTACGACTGCCCCTCCACGCCCTGTTCGCCCGGCTCGGACGAGCCGAGCATTAGATCGAATAGTCCCATGTCTAGAACAGGTCCACAGCGCCGAATAAGTGTTCCGCGCTCGGTTACGTCTCACGTCTCACGTCTCATGTATCTCACGTCTCATGTGACGTGGGTGGTGGGCAACCGACAACGGGCAAGCAGACGACACAACAACACACTACCACTCATCACCCAGCGCCGCCTTCACCCCACCGTAGCCGCTCGACGACGACCACGTTCGGCCACTCTCGACGTGCTCGACCTCGTACTCGCTCCCACACACGCCGCAGCGATAGCCGTCCGGCGCACGAACCGGCTTCGACGCCTGATGGCGTTTGGCCGACCACTCGCAGTCGGTGTCGAGACAGCGCAACACGTACCGCGGCTCCGAAAACGACCGACAGTGTCGCGGCGCGTCCAGGTCGGCCGCCCGCTCGCGAAACCGCGGCCCGTGTCCTGATTCGCCAAACTGCTGGTACTCCCAGGCGTGGACGAGTTCGTGCCTGACGACCGCGGCGAACTCCGACCACTCGTAGCGCTCGTACGCCCGCCGCGCCAGCACGATCGTCGCCTCCTCGCAATTCGCCCGCCAGCGACAGAGTCCCGCCCGGCGCTTTGCCCGCGCGGAGACATCCCACTCGAGTGCGGACAGATCGAGCGTCAGGTCGCTGTCGGCGACGACTTCGCGGGCGTGGATCCGCGCCCGTGCGATGATTTCGTCGTCGATCGTGAGCTGTTCGCCGTCGGTCACGTCTAGGGGCTGGGAACGCAGACGGTGACTGAAATTCTTCCGGTCCAGAAGACGACGTTGTACACGGTTTTGCCGTCTCCGGTGGACGTGATCTGTTTCCGACCACGACCACAACCACGATCACGACTGCGGTCGGTGCGTCTTTGCCCGTTCGCTGCAACCGCCACAGCATGAACGACCTCGCAGTTCCGGAACCGCGGGAGCCGGATCCGGGCAAGTCGATCCGCCCCGCGGCGCTAGTGCTCCCAGCCGTCGCGGAACCGCCGCTAACCGAGCGCCGACCCTGGCTCGAGCGCACCGCCATCGTCGACGCTTTCTCGATCACGGGTGTGAAAACGCCAGTCT
The DNA window shown above is from Natrialba magadii ATCC 43099 and carries:
- a CDS encoding SprT family zinc-dependent metalloprotease; the protein is MTDGEQLTIDDEIIARARIHAREVVADSDLTLDLSALEWDVSARAKRRAGLCRWRANCEEATIVLARRAYERYEWSEFAAVVRHELVHAWEYQQFGESGHGPRFRERAADLDAPRHCRSFSEPRYVLRCLDTDCEWSAKRHQASKPVRAPDGYRCGVCGSEYEVEHVESGRTWSSSSGYGGVKAALGDEW